GCGATGTCACATTCAAACCAATCAAAGTATTTCtgacgccaagaagatcttccgctgttggatatggtgttggtgtaaacACTCCGATCCATCGAatccctgaaaaatttgagactatgtTGTAATTAACGttgtattatgaaaataattactaTAGGGAATATTGGTAAGAACTGATCAAAACTAAGTACACCAAGGTATccgttttggtatcaaattttacacattttggattttatttcattttattagattatgacatctgttattttgtgcgtgtctgattgcgctggaaacacaatgctactatgtttttttgtctcatttaaCGCATTTGATGTTTCTCGAAACGGGGACTTAAAATATAGGATTTCTACTCCCGTTTACTTTCACGCAAagtaaaaactaatttgttccctgcaattgttacacttcaaaaattaccttcaaatttattacaatcaacagcaagaatatatgttaaataCCGTAATCTGATGCAAATAAGATCTTTGTGTTGCTATTCGCATGAGATTCAACTGTAAGAAAAAACACATAAGttatacaaatgtttgtgttacaagtggtcacaatagaaagtaatgtacaaatattgaataaatcagATCATAAAATAGAATTTCCATTAGATTTCTTCCGTTTACTAATgggttacttggtatattttatacaacagtaTCGCATATCGCTTTTTTGTTATAGCGATAGTTTGCAACAGtgcttagtttgttttattaaaaaggcataagtttcggtattttgtcaaatctatgactttctattttttaaaacttttccttAAAGATGCTAAGCTATTATAGAATATCACAAAAACTGTGTTGACGTGCAATATATAGTAAAactttttcaagatattttctTCAAGATATATTATCGCATGATGTTTGCAAATTCTCCTTGTAGAACTTAGGTTCATTTGTGCATATACTGTGTCCATGTCTATTTGATTTCGATTGAAAAAGCCTTGGCATCGAAATTTCGTAGACCTTTTCTGAAAAAGTTCATACGCGCAAACCTAAATTTTTCCAACCAAGAGTTAGTTATCGTAAAATTACATCCTCACGTAAGCTCGTTTCGGCAATTGAGCAAACGTTCGTTGTTGCAAAACTATATTGGCGAAAAAATCCGGGTTGACAGTAGTTTTATTTTGGGAAATGTAATTCGTGCTCGCGAAACCATATTCTCGCTTTTCGCATAAagctatattttcaaaatttggcaGCTACATTTGCCCACGGCCTGCGAACCTGAATTTCGCGAGCCTATCAGTAATGTATTGTGATAAATATTAGTTGTGCAGGCGAATCCTTTTCTAATCGGAGTTGGGTCGATAACACAGACACATTGGTGTGGCATGTGAATAGAGTACATGCATCTAAAATACATTGACTGTTTATGTAAATCATTCGAATgactctctctctctatatatatatacatatgctatattttgctgcagttgggccactcgttttctgtggcatataaTGAGCTACTCGCAGcgttatttttagcggtttttaataaaaaatggtatgacaaaatgtcacgcaagtaatacagttcgtttAATATAGTCAAGTTGGTGCCCAATCGTGGCCGGAGTGGTTTCAATTGCatatttgacctttgaccccccccccccaataaataaaaattgttctgTTGAAGCTGTACTGAAAATTCTAgtattctcaaatatatttcaatgaaacaCAACTAATAATagtattataatcaaaattcattGAATAGTTTTCGATAAAATTgggttcaacattttttttattcatcgtTTTTTGGtcataacttttgatataattAAAACAAACCAAAAATGTTGTTACCATTCCATTGGTATTTGAGAGACGCATTCAACGATATATTACTTAATGATTGGATagctagaaaaaaaaatttgaaatttgcaaataaatggggTTGGGAAACTTATCATCGCATATCGAATTAAGTTACTAGGGTTTcattgattataatttaattttccgCCTTTGATgttcgtttttttgttgttgttgtattcaaatatcGCTTCAAGATGGATGGTGATATTATCGAAAACGCAATTTTCGCCGTAATTATTAGGTTTTCTAGCTATAATATAATGTATTAGcaattaaaagtatttatatgagcagGTTAAAACTAAACCTAGTATTTTGGTACTTCACATCATTAAATCGAACCTTCACCTGATTCattaaccattttttaaacaGATATAGTTACCATTTCGGGAACGGGAAGAAGAATCGGCGATGTATGTATGTATTCCCGCAGAATTAAATCCAATAGCCCGGTCTAGGAAGGCAATTAACCTTTCCTTTCCCATTGAATGCAAagtttcgtgttctgatgaccgtgAGTTTGCTTAATCGTATAGTTCAAACTGGAGAACAAAGGGAATGAAATTGGAAAACGAAATACCTTGGTACCGGCATGAGCGACTTAGATTTGCGGTATAGAAAGTTGTCCTAATTCCTACATTTCCACGGGTCCCAATAACAAGTTGTATCCCATTTTTTAATTAGGAATACAGCCGCTGAAAGGTCACAGAGCTTTCAAATATGTCACAGTTTGTTAGAATATATTTTAGGGCTAATTAGCTCCttgtaatctgaatttcaactgtGCAGCATTCAATTTCCGATTCTCGGGTAATGTATTTTTCCGAGTGGGATTCGTCCAAAATAGCCactgaactgaaaatatatggaacgaTCATCTCTCGTTTTGTGTTGTCTCGCCGCGGGATCTTGGCATCTATGCTGCCAAAGTTTATTCGTGTTGTATATGGTTTTGGCCAGTTTTTGTCTATTTTACTACCCAGTGCGCCGCATATGAAAGTATATGCGACACTTTGTgggtattcaaatacaattgtaTTCGAGTTGTATTTTTAGAGCCTGATGTGGATCtcgttcttgaaaaaatttggttgtttaGGTTTAGGCGATTGCACAATAGGTATAagtggaaacaattgtttttgcctGGTATCATAAAATGCCAGTGGCgtcgcgtcaatagggccaaccggggcaatgccccggttgttttttcggtataataaaaaatattcgaaaaatacctcaatatcggttgcagagactgtctacactagccatattctctcgacatggttcattttgcGCTCGCAAAGcattcgccgaacgtcgacggggcgacgccgattttgccccggttgctcattgtatatcgtattctctcttttatcttccactcgccgcgtttgtctcgtttgttttctgtttcttttactaaatcatcggggccgatcggggctagccccgaaattatgacgacacaatgccgacgtttcttacaacaacgtgttgacatattcaagcattccttctcgttcgttggttgcttgaagagttgatagtttcctcgccttcgtttttgtcgcttgtttcgctatttgaatcagttagagacctttagttcatttgctttcgattttccacattccttttgagctcctcacttctttccggcttcgcatttcttagccttagacctcataatgaataaggttgatgcactacttcgcactccgttttcgcagctgccgctggaacaaaaattagaggtacaacgtcttgggccttatcaaccaaaaaattgttcactggaacaatcccatgacggaggaaagcgtcggcgtacattctgcgcagaaacttggtataaaaaacacgaatggttgtgttacagcgaggacaaaaatgcacttttttgtttttattgcctactttttgctaccgcccctgactcacgttggtgtaaatttggttttagagatcttaaacatctttccgagcgtgccagggatcatcaatcttctatggagcatctggacaatgcagtaaaataccgaacattcggaaatgttaatattgcagcacagttggatgaaggacgcgcggtttctattcgtcggcacaaccaaaacgtcgagaaaaaccgccatgttctcggtcgattgatagatgttttgaagttcattggttgtcacgagctgtccctccgtgggcacgatgaacgggctggctcttctaatagaggggtatttttgtatatggtggaatacaacgcatccctagatacagtattgagagatcatcttgatgccgcaactgtttcgaaagggacatctaaggatatccaaaatgatttgctcgactcaatgtataaaatttatttacaacatttggctctggaaattgagagtTGCCAGTTCCTTttgattcagtctgacgagacaacttacatcacgtgcgtttcccaactggctgtgatttttcggtttgtgaaagatggtaaacctaccgagagatttcacagctttgtaccaatcgttgatcgcacggcttgcgggatatcggctgtactgaaagaagtgttacagccttacaacgcgaagtcaaaactgtttttataactgtttcatgaagtatatgactaattgcctctgatcagtaacttgtagaattatcacattgttcacggtagggatcgcaaactggggatcgctatatCCAGCAaagaagcgagcaacgaattttgtgggtcgcaaagagtacaccaatttgatacaaggtactatatttatagtactttttCGGACTTCTGCtccaaaacacaattattaaaacttttacaaaatctaaatcttacaacttcgatagaatgcacaggatcaaataggcggaataacaatatttgattgcatcgaactatttagcattttaaacgtgaacgtgggtttTACTCTTTTGGActtttgattcgaaagacaattattaaaagttgtgaaaatataaatcttacaatttcgagggaaaaaacacgatcaaataagtggcataacaatgccgactttaatcgcaagacccgagacgcggtgcgctcgcatctaattgtttagcatttaaacaaaaacagtggtatgcaggaataaaataggcgtcgaaagtcaaataaaatgtttaaatgatatttactcgttcgttactttgtgtcattgaatcttcaacctttaattgttctgcatctgaaaaagttaagatattgttaaataaactgtcgcagaattCTCTTGCATAATAAATGAACAGTGGGGGCTCTATctgatcttttgcacaaagctctcGCCACGTTTTAgaatgacatattagtaattatccatttgggatTAGGAATGATTAAGAATTTctagcgcaatctgcattcctaacttcaactggataattactaattctcttatgTTGAACGTcggtagggtctttgtacaaagatccaatctatgCACGGCGAtccggtagtattcgtaccaagatggcgcacaacctgaaccctaaccaggtacacatactgtgttcaggttgtgcgccatcttggtacgaatactatgggagcaccctatacacaataaaatatgaaaaagaaacggctacggcgaatctctaataaaccattgattttgcgctacatttgcgaaagttatGCATTgcattcatgtaaatcttgccgtgttgaatgcagcttacgtagtgacgtagatcagtatattacgtttaagttttGTAATATGATAAGTCTGTGTATTGCCATATAGCTTTTAAGTTCGACCAGTTGTGAGAAAGCGATGGAACCcgatgttagtgagttcgatacaaaagagaatcatccatcaatctagacttctgtatttggttaataattccaattcgtataggcccgaaaacctctaatttaccacttgtacaatagaaaaatgaaagcaatagaatagcaatgaaaacaataagtataaagaacatttagcttacctgaatattgtttctttttttttttttttttcaaaggtCCACGTTGTGGATTCAtaacagttttgtaaaaataaataaataatgaaaaaataataatcatagaacatagttacatataataaacaaatatattcgtAAACATCATCCAgtattgtttcgaactcgctgtcataacccaacagtCAGCTTATCCATTcatcctacacaaaatcaaacctcatcctacgacgaacatttgtgactgcgatgtcgcttgcggcttcccgcgcacaaatatttgacaaaaaaagctaactgattgttgtaatcaaatattttaactgattactttaattactccaggttgccgTTACGAGCCGATCACGCTTCTaacgcgtgatctcaaagttgcagaatgaagatgacggttgggatttgctttatacattttctgatcctataatacctagttcatagtattttggggggggggggttatctcggtgaccgtacatttgaacccacgtacatttgaacccacgtacatttgaacccatgtgtatatccgcgggtttaatctatatgggggtgctaaaactcatgggttagggttagtatgggttcaaatatccgaaaaacaaaataatttccataggtgcaatagtatgcaggtgcaattgccgtgagttcagatgtacgtggttcaaatgtacgtgggtgcaaatgtacacgggttcaaatgtaatggaaccgtttatttcagatctcacatttttgcatcagtgacgggagcttagtacaaagaatccagcatttccattatatttgtctgtttatatttgtcgagtaaacgcgcacgtggatgtcatcaaaaatgtaaccttccttccactcaatgaaagaataacggcgtgtttagcgttatatcaatgcattctctaaatTGACGTACAAATCTTATCTCATTGACTTTTGcagccaagaatgttttcatacaataacgtgccggcgatgtccttaaaagtggagtcacaatgtgacgttgtttcgatgcctactcACTCTACTGTAAAGGTAATTTCTCCGCACAAACCAAacggcagagacataacatcagcaacagcattaatcacggttctatgtgaagtaaatacggtaattgactgctcaagacgagagcataccgacgacaacgactgattcacatatttggtgttatggagctcgtgaagaggtaaactgttatttacggagccccacaataagaacgtaacaaaaacaaattgttacttaccgattaatttcaatgagtgatttgaaattactctatttaatacctcggatgtatttgctgcttcttaaattttattaatgtcattttgagtaaacgaatagttcGCGGAGACTCTATAGTTCTgcatgaagcactttgagtctgtctctacagtagacctcttggtaaaaagcgatcatgatacagCATGATTTAACCTTATGTAATCactatgtataaaaatattccgataatatttatttctcaTCTGGATTGTAGAAGACAGACAGGATGAAATAGTTTTCTGCAAACTATATTTATAGTTatcattatttcagattgacGAACAGGTATTCCAGAacatattaaattgatatttgtcGTGTCTCATTTGTTCCACGTATGTAGGATAAGTGGGGCAAGCGGGACACGTGGGATAAGCCGAGCTTGTAGGACAAGTGAGATACGTCCGACAAGTGGGGTAGGAAATAGGACAAGCGGGACAATTAGGCCGGCAAATGGGACACGTGGCACAAGTGAGGCAATTGGGATACATGGCACAGGTGGGAAAACTAGGAcgagtgggacacgacatttttgagacgtCCTCCTTTTTACTGCCTCATGTTGGGTAGGGTCTATACTGCGATCTTTGAAGTGACTGCAATCGACTTttacttaataaaattttacctCAATTGGCCAAGCCAACATTCCATACAGCGGCAATTCAATGATTCGTTCAGGTGAAGTCCTCATTTAGATCGCCTCTTGTTGTTCAGGTATACCAGTATAGGTCGAAAAAGGCGCTTCACTACTTTGATAATAatttgggcgctcccgtagtatgtgcacaaatatggcgcacaaccttaaccctaacctgatacacatactatgttcaggttgtgcgccatcttggtgcacatactacggaaacACTATAATTTGACCCCACACTTTGTGATATCTCTCATCAATTTATGCTACGAATTATTTTTACGACTCttataaaactttcaatttgtCAACAGTGTGTTTGACAAACATAAATTTTCGAGATAAAACTTTACTTAACTTGTGATTcattaatttagatattttttatggagAAGGAGGAAAAGTTTAAAGAAATAGGCAAAAATATATGCTTAAAAGTTAATTAGCCTGAGGaattaacaaaattttccaCGGCGTGACTGAATTTTTCTATAAATCTCGTTCGTTTCAGTTGCATACCGTCATTATGTTTAAAGATTTTCCGGTGTTTGACAATGTATATCCATGACGTCGTTTCACTCGTTTTCGCTTAATTAATTTTATGGGAATTTCTCCTGTTTGGGTATTCATTCCAAAGcatagtaaaatatttgagtCCGTTTGAGTCCGTGATACAAATTCCTGACTGTAACTTTTTTAAcatcttcaatttcaaaaggCGCATATTTCGGagtgaatttgttttatttctgaattatatttagCCATTTCtattctataaaaatacccAAAACTTTACAACTGTAAAGTACACATAGAAAATGTACAGATATATCCGAGTACATGGAAGAGGATTGTAAACAAAGCTATAGAAATCATGAAGTATCTTTGGAAACGCCCTTTCCTATCCCGTCTGATATCAATATGGAATGGCTTGCATCAGCCGATATGATTCTGAAAGTGTGCTAGAGGAAGGTTGTATACTGCAAAATAATTATGTTGACATGTAGcctatttgtattagtgtataTAACTGTGGGTATAGATGCTCATAGTCAATCAACCTCGTTCATTCatgacaaatgtggtttgacaccaaAGAAGAATGTGGACTGGTCGCAGGCAAGTCGTTGTGGCCTGAAGagttaaaacatgaaaatgactCTGTATGAAGCGATATACTGTATTAAATATATAggccaaaataataaaatacttcgAAAAGAAAAAACGAAATACAGAGTTACCTAAAAAACAGAACCCTTAAATTTCCCAATTACTTCttcgaaatttgagaaaatttatctaatttttttACAGAACTTTTTGCAGAAACCACTAATCCTCTTAATCATCAACGTCGTTTAAATAATGTCCAGCACTTCTCCAGCACTATCACATAATGTCCCATATTCACCGTTTGATATTCGTTTCCATATTCGTACTGAACATTACGTACGCAAATGTCTACACATGCCGCGCACTGGGTGTGGCGTTCTCTGTAAGACTTGCCAATGTTCCCCTCcctgtaaacaatatttttgctattgacatGCCCAGGTAGCAGGAAGTGCGCTTCAGCATAAAACCAATGAACCAAGACCACAAAACCAAGACAATCTGCGCAGCGTATACAAGTCTGTCACCAACATCATGAAGATAGCTTAgattatataacatatatattctagaatctagggCAATGGTTttaaaccttttttcattcgTGGCACAGTTTCGCTGCACAATATTTCTGTGGCCCACTAACTTTTTCATGCTGGGATAAAATATcacgaaaaacataaaaaaaaatttgcgaaaATTGACACTTTCACTTTGATAATAATTAGATGGagtaacaaaaaacagcatcatccgctgctactaccatcaaattttactaactttatcagcaactctagcaatttttaataggtctgtGGCCTACTTTTAAATGTTCTTGTGGGCCAgtggccatggcccactggttgagaaccagtgttctagagcaggggtccgcaactacggggtcgcgacccaaatttgggtcgcgaagccctccgctctgggccgcgaaacaatttaaattttccataaatatgagcatcgcgtctgtgcagcgtatttatgtataccaactttataaatctctgattataaaTGTTTCCCCGaatatacacttccttatttactgccgtaacattggccaatcagcataagtgcaaaattgaagtaacaataaacgtttcagaagcgctgtgatattacctcgttttgtcggttttcgcgtgttatttgttagattttagttgtgttttggtaaatataagtcctaaactcgcaaaaccattcttgaaataagtaccaatatttttgcaatggtagagtgtaaagaggaagaattcaagagatcaaaagtcggcgaaacattcgttacttagttgtacgcattgttatatcctactacgtagactttggaTTCTCAAAGTGCtgcgtacggagcctcaggactccgttaaagacacttaaaactgctctcgacccactgccctatctccatctacttacctatactcgacccagtgcccgacctccctcaactttcctatcctcgacccactgccccatctcccttaaccttcctatcctcgacccactacgctatctccctatcctcgacccaccgctctatctcccccactttcgcatcctcgaaccaccgctttatctccctcaccctctctcttctcgacctactgccatatctccctcaacctacctatcctcagactcactgccctatctgccacaacttacctaacgttgacctacggtgctataccattcggtacctgacctaacggcgctttattcacgacccgatcgccacactgaactttactatcttgcgaccaacttccatgggttatactggtcgtgtatgccaatgagatggatgattcaatcgtacgtcgacaaaacatgattgacagcattcgtatatgtagactggaatctcaaatagtaaacaataaccttaattggcagtttaaaaatgttttactaattgggctactgatggttttttgttgggactaacagttttctaaattttaacaagccgtttaaTGTCTTTAATAATttgccatgtcgtgagtcttgtgacaatatgatgctgatccgaaataagcaatagtgctctggtccgtataaagtatttttcttcaacattttatagtaaaagcgatgtcaaacattacgtactaactgcgtcctttccaacttcattaagttgcagataagataagctcaattttgggtctatacgctgaattaaagggcagttggcaacgctagctatgacAAAAAATAgccatggcttaaaaatagtttggaagggattacactcactgagcgacttatatttttgacttttcagccttctcagtaacgtaaaagaaatttgtatatacaacagaatatggcataacattcgttgaaaatgactaagcgtgcaaatattcgattatttcctcatcgttttgccttgcacggaaatacaggcgacattgaatgagtttctgaaaatgaactcaggtatgtcgatatcgaatggcctttcaaaattttgaaaacagtcacctcaaacccgatgccatcagtagcttaattagtagcacattttaagccactaattatagttattgattaccaattgagattccagcctacatttacgaatgccgtcaatcatgttttgtcgacgtacgattgaatcatctcattggcatactcgggctatgagtcgaggataaagaggttgaaggggataggaaggttgggggaaataggacagtcggttaaggataggacggttggtcgaggataagaaggttgagggaggtggagcagttggccgaggcgagggagacagggcagaggatcgagaatagtaAAGTGGaagaagatagggcagtgggtcgagcaTTTGAGTTGTGATGACTGTATTACTTCACTgtctctaaagtctaaaccagaggtcggcaaacttttgtcgtttgtgGGCCaaaaataaaggttgcaagtcattggcgggtagcacgtattttagaaagttaaaaaccaaaggaatggccaatgaatcacattttttcacccagaaatttcaagcagtgcgcgaagactgatcatttgaatattttaagcGTCAtaaaaccatttgcgctcagcatcaacttttttacgttctgttgccatttctctaattataatcaattataggctcattaaacgagtgattgtgaattatatacttgttagtttctcatatcaaattttgtcacgtaaagaatatattcgtcaataaagctgttttgttgatataattcagtgaagcgtcgaaaaatatcttcgagttgccgtctcccaaattaaaactcgatttgatatgttgtgtattatacacaaagcttataatttgc
This is a stretch of genomic DNA from Styela clava chromosome 2, kaStyClav1.hap1.2, whole genome shotgun sequence. It encodes these proteins:
- the LOC120344064 gene encoding uncharacterized protein LOC120344064 isoform X1 — encoded protein: MGKERLIAFLDRAIGFNSAGIHTYIADSSSRSRNVESHANSNTKILFASDYGIRWIGVFTPTPYPTAEDLLGVRNTLIGLNVTSPLNFSQCHGRKLDCLTNIIITHPIIETI
- the LOC120344064 gene encoding uncharacterized protein LOC120344064 isoform X2, with translation MTASSKQYSDAEQLKVEDSMTQSNERLNLMRIATQRSYLHQITGFDGSECLHQHHIQQRKIFLASEIL